One part of the Gossypium raimondii isolate GPD5lz chromosome 1, ASM2569854v1, whole genome shotgun sequence genome encodes these proteins:
- the LOC105783453 gene encoding F-box/kelch-repeat protein At5g42350 produces the protein MFSESVSEEALRQDFETLTVSKRLVRSVSQKLRKKNHRGEGGEEDKVRGVSLKCLTLYGRGGGCKVGADTGEELGDPSYRRRSSASEEGKVYKSICGIEDNNFDCFSYGVREKFWKKNNRKDLDLEESVRNSRMHIFLPDDILEMCLVRLPLTSLMNARLVCKKWRHLTTTPRFLQMRREGSCQKPWLFLFGAVKDGYCSGEIHALDMSQDQWHRISADILRGRFMFSVASMQDDIYIVGGCSSLTNFGRVDRSSFKTHKGVLVFSPLTKSWRKASSMKFARSMPILGISEVCSDFSVIQSHQNRHDRQFPRSRVGGVSDVYEDPHRLSLRRQYRNAFDENGPSLLPNRRSYKFIRQRSEQANMKGCKRFVLIAVGGLGSWDEPLNSGEIYDSLSNKWTEIQKLPIDFGVVCAGVVCNGMFYVCSENDKLAGYDIERGFWIGIQTSAFPPHVHEYYPKLVSCNGSLFLLSVSWCEGDGQIGRRNKAVRKLWELDLMYLTWTEVSVHPDAPMDWNPVFVADRNLIFGVEMFKIFGQVLDFFTVCDVSDVEMNWSHISRNHMAHELDASSCMTKTMAVLHL, from the coding sequence ATGTTTTCTGAGAGTGTGAGTGAGGAAGCGCTTCGCCAGGATTTTGAGACGCTGACTGTGTCTAAACGACTTGTGAGGAGTGTTAGCCAGaagttaaggaaaaaaaatcatagagGTGAAGGGGGTGAAGAGGATAAGGTGAGAGGGGTTTCCTTGAAATGTCTTACTCTATATGGTAGAGGTGGTGGTTGCAAAGTGGGTGCTGACACAGGTGAGGAACTTGGTGATCCAAGTTATAGGAGAAGGTCAAGTGCCAGTGAAGAAGGAAAGGTGTACAAGTCAATTTGTGGTATAGAGGACAATAATTTCGATTGCTTCTCATATGGTGTGAGGGAGAAGTTTTGGAAGAAAAACAATAGAAAGGATTTAGATCTTGAGGAATCAGTACGAAACAGCAGGATGCATATCTTTCTGCCTGATGACATTCTAGAGATGTGCTTGGTGAGACTACCATTGACCAGTCTTATGAATGCCCGGCTTGTGTGCAAGAAATGGAGACACTTGACCACAACTCCTCGGTTTTTACAGATGAGACGAGAAGGTTCATGTCAAAAACCATGGTTGTTTCTCTTTGGTGCTGTTAAGGATGGCTATTGCTCTGGGGAGATACATGCACTGGACATGTCTCAAGATCAATGGCACAGGATCAGTGCTGATATACTCAGAGGTAGGTTCATGTTCTCAGTTGCCAGTATGCAGGATGATATTTATATTGTTGGAGGTTGTTCAAGCTTAACCAACTTTGGGAGGGTAGATAGGAGCTCATTCAAGACACACAAAGGTGTGTTAGTCTTTAGCCCTCTCACCAAATCATGGCGTAAAGCTTCATCTATGAAGTTTGCTAGATCAATGCCTATTTTAGGAATATCCGAGGTCTGTTCAGATTTTTCGGTCATTCAAAGCCATCAGAATCGACATGATAGGCAGTTTCCCAGATCCCGAGTTGGTGGGGTGTCAGATGTTTACGAGGATCCTCACAGGCTTTCACTCAGACGTCAGTACAGAAATGCTTTTGATGAAAATGGGCCTTCATTATTACCAAATAGAAGATCATACAAGTTTATTAGACAAAGAAGTGAACAAGCAAATATGAAGGGTTGTAAAAGGTTCGTGTTGATTGCTGTTGGAGGTCTTGGATCTTGGGATGAGCCACTGAATTCTGGTGAAATCTATGATTCTTTATCAAATAAATGGACTGAAATCCAGAAGCTGCCTATAGACTTTGGGGTCGTGTGTGCTGGTGTTGTTTGTAATGGGATGTTTTATGTTTGCTCTGAGAATGACAAGTTAGCGGGCTATGACATAGAAAGAGGTTTCTGGATTGGAATCCAAACCTCTGCATTTCCTCCCCACGTTCATGAGTACTATCCAAAACTTGTTTCTTGTAATGGTTCCTTGTTTCTGCTGTCTGTCTCTTGGTGCGAGGGAGATGGGCAAATTGGTCGGAGAAACAAGGCCGTGAGAAAATTGTGGGAGCTAGATCTGATGTATCTTACATGGACCGAGGTCTCAGTACACCCTGATGCTCCAATGGACTGGAACCCTGTTTTTGTTGCTGACAGGAACTTAATATTTGGtgttgaaatgtttaaaatatttggtCAGGTTTTGGATTTCTTCACAGTGTGTGATGTGTCTGATGTGGAGATGAATTGGAGCCATATTTCTAGGAATCACATGGCTCATGAATTAGATGCTTCTTCTTGCATGACTAAGACAATGGCGGTGCTACATCTATAA
- the LOC105783463 gene encoding U-box domain-containing protein 44, with protein MAGSWDGSYDPGSQSDDSHHFERLHIEPLYDAFVCPLTKQVMRDPVTLENGQTFEREAIEKWFKECRESGRRLVCPLTQKELKSADLNPSIALRNTIEEWTTRNEAAQLDMARRSLNMNSSEDDVLLSLRFIQRICQKNRSNKHAVRNADLIPMIVDMLKSSSRKVRCKALETLLAVVEEDEDNKAILAEGDTVRTIVKFLSHEQSKEREEAVSLLYELSKSEALCEKIGSINGAILILVGMTSSKSENISTVEKADKTLENLEKCENNVRQMAENGRLQPLLTQILEGPPETKHSMAAYLGDLVLNNDVKVHVAKTVGESLINIMKSGNMQSREAALKALNQISSFDASSKVLIEAGILPPLVRDLFTVGANLLPMRLKEVSATILSNVVNSGYDVDSIPIGLDHQTLVSEDNVHNLLHLISNTGPPIECKLLQVLVGLTNSPTTVLNVVAAIKSSGATISLVQFIEVPQKDLRMASIKLLQNLSPHMGQELADALRGTVGQLSSLIRVISENTGISEEQAAAAGLLAELPERDVGLTRQMLDEGAFQLIISRVVKIKQGDIRGTRFVTPFLEGLVRVLARVTFVLSDEPDAVALCREYGLAALFVDLLQTNGIDNVQMVSAAALENLSLESKNLTRLPEMPPPGFCATIFPCFSKQAVITGLCRVHRGTCSLKESFCLLEGQAVHKLVALLDHTNAKVVEAALAALSTLLDDGVDIEQGVSVLCEAEGIKPILDVLLEKQTENLRRRAVWVVERLLRNDDIAYEVSGDQNVSTALVDAFHHADYRTRQIAERALKHVDKIPNFSGIFPNMG; from the exons ATGGCTGGGAGCTGGGACGGAAGTTACGACCCTGGCAGTCAGTCAGATGATAGCCATCATTTTGAGAGACTGCACATAGAGCCCCTTTATGATGCATTTGTTTGCCCTTTGACTAAGCAAGTTATGCGTGACCCTGTGACGTTAGAAAATGGCCAAACATTTGAACGTGAAGCAATTGAAAAATGGTTCAAGGAATGCAGGGAAAGTGGAAGGAGGCTGGTTTGCCCATTGACCCAAAAAGAACTGAAAAGTGCGGATCTAAACCCGAGTATCGCTTTGCGGAACACCATTGAAGAGTGGACTACTAGGAATGAAGCAGCCCAGCTTGATATGGCTCGTAGATCATTAAATATGAACAGTTCAGAAGATGATGTTCTGCTGTCTCTGAGGTTTATCCAGCGTATCTGCCAAAAGAACCGATCAAATAAGCATGCTGTACGCAATGCTGATCTGATACCTATGATTGTTGACATGTTAAAGAGCAGCAGCCGTAAAGTTCGGTGCAAAGCATTGGAGACACTCCTTGCAGTGGTCGAGGAAGATGAAGATAATAAG GCAATATTGGCTGAGGGGGACACTGTGCGCACAATAGTTAAATTCTTGTCCCATGAACAGTCCAAGGAGAGGGAGGAGGCTGTCTCTTTGCTGTATGAACTTTCAAAATCTGAAGCCTTGTGTGAGAAGATTGGTTCTATTAATGGAGCAATTCTTATATTAGTTGGAATGACCAGCAGTAAATCTGAGAACATTTCAACTGTTGAGAAAGCTGATAAAACTCTAGAAAATCTGGAGAAGTGTGAGAACAATGTCCGACAGATGGCTGAAAATGGTAGACTGCAGCCTCTTTTGACCCAGATTCTTGAAG GTCCACCTGAAACAAAGCATTCCATGGCTGCATATCTTGGTGACTTGGTTCTGAATAATGATGTGAAGGTACACGTTGCAAAAACTGTAGGTGAATCTCTAATCAATATCATGAAAAGTGGTAACATGCAATCAAGAGAAGCTGCTCTGAAGGCACTTAACCAGATTTCATCTTTTGATGCAAGCTCGAAGGTGTTGATTGAGGCAGGAATACTTCCTCCTCTTGTCAGAGACCTCTTCACTGTTGGTGCAAATCTGCTTCCCATGCGACTTAAAGAAGTCTCTGCCACAATTCTGTCCAATGTTGTAAACTCAGGATATGATGTTGACTCCATTCCTATTGGGCTGGACCATCAGACTCTTGTTTCTGAAGACAATGTCCATAACTTACTTCATCTAATCAGCAACACTGGTCCACCAATCGAGTGCAAACTTCTTCAAGTTCTTGTTGGACTCACCAATTCTCCGACAACAGTTCTGAATGTTGTTGCTGCAATTAAAAGCTCTGGAGCTACTATCAGTTTGGTTCAGTTTATAGAGGTTCCACAGAAGGATTTGCGGATGGCATCCATAAAACTTCTCCAGAATCTCTCTCCTCACATGGGTCAGGAATTAGCAGATGCACTACGTGGAACAGTTGGTCAGCTCAGCAGCCTAATTAGAGTCATATCAGAAAATACAGGAATTTCTGAAGAACAGGCAGCAGCTGCTGGCCTCTTAGCTGAACTCCCAGAGAGGGATGTGGGCCTCACAAGGCAAATGCTAGATGAAGGTGCTTTTCAGTTGATCATCTCTAGAGTTGTTAAAATCAAGCAAGGAGATATTAGGGGCACTCGCTTCGTAACACCATTCCTTGAAGGACTTGTTCGGGTGCTTGCAAGGGTTACATTTGTCTTATCAGATGAGCCTGATGCTGTTGCTCTTTGCCGTGAGTATGGTCTTGCAGCGTTATTCGTTGATTTGCTTCAGACCAATGGTATTGACAATGTCCAGATGGTCTCTGCCGCAGCTCTGGAGAACTTATCTCTAGAATCCAAAAATTTGACAAGATTGCCGGAGATGCCACCACCAGGATTTTGTGCTACTATATTTCCATGTTTCAGCAAACAGGCCGTTATAACAGGATTGTGTCGCGTCCACCGGGGGACATGTTCACTTAAAGAGAGCTTTTGTCTTTTGGAAGGACAGGCTGTACATAAGTTGGTTGCTCTCTTGGATCACACCAACGCAAAGGTGGTTGAAGCAGCACTTGCTGCACTTTCCACCTTGTTGGATGATGGTGTTGATATTGAGCAAGGTGTGTCCGTTTTGTGCGAGGCAGAGGGAATTAAGCCCATACTTGACGTGTTACTCGAGAAACAAACAGAGAATTTGAGGAGAAGAGCCGTTTGGGTTGTAGAGAGACTTTTAAGGAATGATGATATAGCCTATGAAGTTTCTGGAGATCAAAATGTGAGCACTGCACTTGTTGATGCCTTCCACCATGCCGACTACAGAACCCGGCAGATTGCGGAGCGCGCCCTGAAGCACGTTGACAAGATCCCAAACTTCTCTGGAATTTTTCCAAACATGGGATAA